Proteins from a single region of Pseudomonas fulva:
- a CDS encoding GntR family transcriptional regulator, with translation MSQLIPLSPVPLYSQLKELLRARILDGSYAPHSRMPSEAELGQTYGVSRITVRQALGDLQKEGLIFKIHGKGTFVAKPKAFQNVSTLQGLGESMKQMGYEVLNKLRSLRHVPASALVAERLQVAEGRTVTEIRRVRLINREPISLEITWLPHAVGERLEKADLVTRDIFLILENDCGIALGHAYLAIDAVLADSDLTQALNVEEGAPIMRIERLTHTADGTPLDFEHLYYRGDAFQYRLRIDRQKGAQS, from the coding sequence ATGTCTCAGCTCATCCCTCTATCGCCCGTTCCCCTTTACAGCCAGCTCAAGGAATTGCTGCGTGCGCGCATTCTTGATGGCAGCTACGCGCCCCACAGCCGCATGCCCTCGGAAGCCGAACTGGGCCAGACCTATGGCGTCAGCCGCATTACCGTGCGCCAGGCACTGGGCGACCTGCAGAAGGAAGGGCTGATCTTCAAGATCCATGGCAAGGGCACCTTCGTGGCCAAGCCCAAGGCCTTCCAGAACGTCAGCACGCTGCAGGGGCTGGGCGAGTCGATGAAACAGATGGGCTACGAGGTACTCAACAAGCTGCGCAGCCTGCGCCATGTCCCGGCCTCGGCCCTGGTGGCCGAGCGCCTGCAAGTGGCGGAGGGCCGCACCGTCACGGAAATCCGCCGGGTGCGGCTGATCAACCGCGAGCCGATCTCCCTGGAGATCACCTGGCTGCCCCATGCCGTCGGCGAAAGGCTCGAGAAGGCGGATCTGGTGACCCGTGACATCTTCCTGATTCTGGAAAACGACTGTGGCATCGCTCTCGGCCATGCCTATCTGGCCATCGACGCGGTGCTTGCCGACAGTGACCTGACCCAGGCGCTGAATGTGGAAGAGGGCGCGCCGATCATGCGTATCGAGCGCCTGACCCACACCGCCGACGGCACACCACTGGATTTCGAACACCTCTATTACCGCGGCGATGCCTTCCAGTATCGCCTGCGCATCGACCGACAGAAGGGCGCCCAGTCATGA